One genomic region from Robbsia betulipollinis encodes:
- a CDS encoding alpha/beta fold hydrolase: MTDTLPPHFEDGLLDVGDGHALYWRAHGDPAAPVMLVVHGGPGGAHNPSWGKFFDPAQWRVVFFDQRGCGRSTPFGKTACNTLNDLVGDIEKLRTALGVERWALFGGSWGTTLALAYGIAHPQRCTGFLLRGIFLARQQDIDWFIWDVRRIFPEAHAAFLDAIERASGSRPRDRDEVLALAAAPLARYDAAGIALARAWSGFEAKLSSVQPMPAAPVVLAAGAAPGDVAAPPGVAAPSTPAATAPAGTAGTPAGGAAVPPDPLEGQRRAVSMALLEHHYMAHELPAPDFLGRLSALQDHPCHIVHGRFDMVCPAEQALSLARAWPGATVKIVDAAGHWTFEPGIEKALFAASAALRDTLQKA; this comes from the coding sequence ATGACGGATACCCTGCCTCCCCATTTCGAAGACGGCCTGCTCGACGTCGGCGACGGGCATGCGCTCTACTGGCGCGCGCACGGCGATCCGGCCGCGCCGGTGATGCTGGTCGTGCATGGCGGCCCGGGCGGCGCGCACAACCCGAGCTGGGGCAAGTTCTTCGACCCCGCGCAATGGCGCGTCGTGTTCTTCGACCAGCGCGGTTGCGGCCGCTCGACGCCGTTCGGCAAGACCGCGTGCAATACGCTGAACGACCTCGTCGGCGATATCGAGAAACTGCGCACCGCGCTGGGCGTCGAACGGTGGGCGCTGTTCGGCGGCTCGTGGGGCACGACGCTGGCGCTCGCATACGGCATCGCGCATCCGCAGCGTTGTACCGGTTTTCTGCTGCGCGGCATCTTCCTCGCGCGGCAGCAGGATATCGACTGGTTCATCTGGGACGTGCGCCGCATTTTCCCCGAGGCGCACGCCGCCTTCCTCGACGCGATCGAACGCGCGAGCGGCAGCCGGCCGCGCGACCGCGACGAAGTGCTCGCGCTGGCAGCCGCGCCGCTCGCCCGCTACGATGCCGCGGGAATCGCGCTGGCGCGCGCCTGGTCCGGTTTCGAGGCCAAGCTGTCGTCGGTGCAGCCCATGCCGGCCGCGCCCGTGGTGCTCGCCGCGGGCGCGGCGCCGGGCGATGTCGCCGCGCCTCCCGGCGTCGCCGCGCCGTCCACGCCCGCCGCCACGGCGCCGGCCGGCACGGCCGGCACGCCGGCGGGCGGTGCGGCCGTGCCGCCCGATCCGCTCGAAGGACAACGGCGCGCGGTCTCGATGGCCCTGCTCGAGCATCACTACATGGCGCACGAACTGCCGGCGCCGGACTTTCTCGGTCGCCTGTCCGCGCTCCAGGACCATCCCTGCCACATCGTCCATGGCCGTTTCGATATGGTCTGCCCGGCCGAGCAGGCCCTGTCGCTGGCCCGCGCCTGGCCCGGAGCGACGGTGAAAATCGTCGACGCCGCGGGCCACTGGACCTTCGAGCCCGGCATCGAGAAGGCGTTGTTCGCGGCCAGCGCCGCGCTGCGCGACACGCTGCAGAAGGCATGA
- a CDS encoding ANTAR domain-containing response regulator — protein MLRVLLAVDTDRSIAGMRDALQRAGYDVIAEVASARALLRAVETERPDVVIIDTESPARDTLEQLAAMNSAAPRPVVMFSGTGNAAIIRAAVSAGVTAYVVDGLAPERLAPILEVARARFDEESRLRQRLADAEQRLADRKLIERAKGIVMARRGLTEDAAFELMRNKAMQQGLTIADIARQLIAVSDLLS, from the coding sequence ATGCTCAGGGTTCTCCTCGCGGTCGATACGGACCGCTCGATCGCCGGCATGCGCGACGCGCTGCAACGCGCCGGCTATGACGTCATCGCCGAGGTGGCGTCGGCGCGCGCGCTGCTGCGCGCCGTCGAGACCGAACGCCCGGACGTGGTCATCATCGATACCGAATCGCCCGCCCGGGACACGCTCGAACAACTGGCGGCCATGAACTCGGCCGCGCCGCGGCCGGTCGTGATGTTTTCCGGCACGGGCAATGCGGCGATCATCCGCGCGGCGGTGAGCGCCGGGGTGACCGCCTACGTGGTCGACGGGCTCGCCCCCGAGCGCCTGGCGCCGATCCTCGAAGTGGCGCGCGCGCGCTTCGACGAGGAGTCGCGCCTGCGGCAGCGGCTGGCCGACGCGGAGCAACGGCTCGCGGACCGCAAGCTGATCGAGCGCGCCAAAGGCATCGTCATGGCGCGCCGGGGGCTGACCGAGGACGCGGCGTTCGAGCTGATGCGCAACAAGGCGATGCAGCAGGGCCTGACGATCGCCGACATCGCCCGCCAGCTCATCGCGGTGTCGGACCTCCTCAGTTGA